In one window of Gossypium hirsutum isolate 1008001.06 chromosome A01, Gossypium_hirsutum_v2.1, whole genome shotgun sequence DNA:
- the LOC107939105 gene encoding uncharacterized protein, with amino-acid sequence MESVDLHEPTNANHVDHGWQKVSYPKRQRKTKPNADPNLPRSNGTLTNGSASVFRSLEQQSEDRRRRIVEAQRAYAAAAIDADAKSKPKRSVIDDSDDDDGSDLDGVKPNGKPADEEKKAKQKKPKKPKVTVVEAAAKIDPTDLSAYLAELNGEQQEIQMQKFADYYGKAFQLVVAGQFPWLKLFRESTVAKLADIPLSHIFDAVYKTSADWISQRSLEALGFFVLWSLDIILEDLAAQQASAKGSKKGAQQTSLKSKVGIFVALAMVLQRKPDALISVLPKLRENSKYQGQDKPPIFVWTIVQASKGDLAVGLYLWAHLLLPVLSRKNCNPQSRDLILQLVEWILSVSKARSILVNNAVRKGERLVPPSSFEILMRATFPASSSRVKATERFEAIYPTVKEVALAGSHGSKAMRQAALQMFAFAIKAAGEGSPELSKEAAGIVIWCLNQNAECYKQWDKVYLDNLEANVSVLRRLSDEWKEHSTKLTTLDPLRETIKNFRNKNEKMGNESDAATRALFQDADKYCKLIAGRLSRGPGCLKSLAFLVVAFGVGAAVLAPNMDGWDWNKLYVVISSQIPV; translated from the exons ATGGAGTCCGTCGATCTTCACGAACCCACCAATGCCAACCACGTTGACCACGGCTGGCAAAAGGTCTCTTATCCCAAACGTCAACGCAAGACCAAGCCCAACGCCGATCCCAACCTCCCCCGTTCTAATGGAACCCTAACTAATGGCTCCGCCAGCGTTTTCCGTTCCCTCGAGCAACAGTCCGAGGATCGCCGTCGTCGGATAGTTGAAGCTCAAAGAGCTTACGCTGCTGCTGCCATTGATGCCGATGCCAAGTCTAAGCCTAAAAGATCGGTCATCGATGATTCCGACGATGACGATGGCAGTGATCTGGATGGCGTTAAACCTAACGGGAAGCCAGCAGATGAGGAGAAGAAGGCGAAGCAAAAGAAGCCGAAGAAGCCTAAAGTTACGGTTGTAGAAGCCGCTGCGAAGATCGATCCCACTGATCTCTCTGCTTATCTCGCT GAATTGAATGGCGAACAGCAAGAAATTCAAATGCAGAAGTTTGCGGATTACTATGGTAAGGCATTTCAGCTAGTGGTTGCGGGGCAGTTTCCTTGGTTGAAGCTTTTCAGGGAGAGTACCGTTGCCAAGCTTGCTGAT ATACCACTTTCACATATTTTTGATGCTGTTTATAAGACCTCAGCTGACTGGATAAGCCAACGATCCCTTGAGGCACTTGGTTTCTTTGTATTATGGTCTTTAGACATCATTCTTGAGGACTTGGCGGCCCAACAAGCAAGTGCTAAGGGCTCCAAAAAAGGTGCGCAACAGACATCATTGAAGTCTAAG GTCGGTATATTTGTGGCATTAGCTATGGTATTGCAGCGTAAACCTGATGCTTTAATTAGTGTATTGCCAAAGTTGAGAGAAAATTCCAAATATCAAGGACAAGATAAGCCCCCCATTTTTGTATGGACGATAGTTCAG GCATCCAAAGGAGATCTTGCTGTGGGACTGTACTTGTGGGCACATCTCCTCTTGCCTGTACTTAGTAGAAAAAACTGTAATCCACAATCCAGAGATCTAATTTTACAACTGGTGGAATG GATCTTATCTGTCTCAAAAGCTCGgtcaattttagtaaataatgCTGTTAGAAAAGGGGAACGTTTGGTGCCTCCATCTTCATTTGAGATACTGATGCGAGCTACCTTCCCTGCATCTTCATCTAGGGTGAAG GCTACTGAAAGGTTTGAGGCCATATATCCCACAGTAAAGGAAGTTGCACTTGCTGGTTCTCACGGGAGCAAAGCAATGAGACAAGCGGCTCTTCAGATGTTCGCCTTTGCTATCAAAGCAGCAGGAGAAG GCTCTCCTGAGTTATCCAAAGAGGCAGCTGGAATAGTCATATGGTGTTTGAACCAGAACGCTGAGTGCTACAAGCAGTGG GACAAGGTTTATCTTGATAATCTAGAAGCGAATGTGAGTGTTCTTAGAAGGCTTTCAGATGAATGGAAAGAACACTCCACAAAACTTACTACTCTTGACCCTTTGAGGGAAACCATCAAGAATTTTAGGAACAAG AATGAGAAAATGGGCAATGAGTCAGACGCTGCTACACGGGCACTGTTTCAGGATGCAGACAAGTACTGTAAGCTTATAGCTGGAAGACTATCGCGAGGCCCTGGGTGCCTAAAATCGTTGGCCTTTCTCGTCGTCGCATTTGGTGTGGGTGCTGCTGTTTTAGCTCCCAACATGGATGGTTGGGACTGGAACAAACTGTATGTAGTTATCAGCTCTCAAATCCCTGTCTAA